A window of Corythoichthys intestinalis isolate RoL2023-P3 chromosome 14, ASM3026506v1, whole genome shotgun sequence contains these coding sequences:
- the zgc:110269 gene encoding probable flap endonuclease 1 homolog isoform X1 has product MGIVKLADLIRLEAPNAISHKDVSDYTDEVIALDTSIVMNQFRTAIPSLNPLTGLFFRTLTFLERDIKPVFVLDGPPPEEKIAALRKRARAAGWPSPYRLGTGSVQKQDCFHLLKLLGVPVLQAPGDAERLCAWLVRRGSARAVASEDTDSLPFGAQLLLRQLDAKKDGDIVEYSLPKLLGKLQLTHKEFVDLCILLGCDYCDKITGLGPKRALTLIQKYRSIENVLLHINRRTHPVPNDWKYEEARKLFLEEPCARVPELMWTEPDEDALVGFLCRRTYVKEERIRRRMERFRQIRESERKRREKETAEGGYRQTRMQDFFRVLRKREQPTESADPGSSNRKKHKLK; this is encoded by the exons ATGGGCATCGTCAAACTAGCAGATTTAATTCGATTGGAAGCACCCAACGCGATTTCACACAAAGATGTCAGTGACTACACAG ACGAGGTCATCGCCCTGGATACGTCGATTGTGATGAACCAGTTCCGTACGGCGATACCGTCACTCAA CCCGCTGACCGGCCTCTTCTTCCGCACGCTCACCTTTCTGGAACGTGACATCAAACCCGTGTTTGTGTTGGACGGACCGCCTCCCGAAGAAAAGATTGCCGCC CTTCGGAAACGAGCCCGGGCGGCGGGCTGGCCTTCCCCCTACCGTTTGGGCACAG GATCGGTGCAAAAACAAGACTGTTTCCATCTCCTCAAGCTTCTGGGTGTACCTGTTCTCCAA GCTCCGGGAGACGCCGAGCGCCTTTGCGCTTGGCTGGTCCGACGGGGGAGCGCGCGAGCCGTGGCGTCGGAGGACACCGACTCCTTGCCCTTCGGGGCTCAGCTTCTCCTTCGCCAGCTCGACGCCAAGAAAGACGG TGACATTGTGGAATACTCTTTACCCAAGTTGCTGGGGAAACTCCAACTCACTCACAAAGAG TTTGTTGACCTGTGCATCTTGCTGGGATGCGACTACTGTGACAAAATAACGGGTTTGGGTCCCAAGAGAGCCCTGACGCTCATCCAAAAGTACCGCAGCATCGAAAATGTGCTTTTGCACATCAACAGACGG ACTCATCCGGTGCCAAATGACTGGAAATACGAAGAAGCCCGGAAGTTGTTTTTGGAAGAGCCGTGCGCCCGAGTACCCGAGTTGATGTGGACCGAGCCGGACGAAGACGCTTTGGTCGGCTTCCTCTGCCGCCGCACCTACGTCAA GGAGGAAAGAATCCGCCGTCGCATGGAGAGATTTCGACAGATTCGGGAGAGCGAGCGAAAGCGAAGGGAAAAGGAGaccgcggagggaggctacaggCAAACTCGGATGCAGGACTTTTTCAGAGTTCTCAGAAAGAGGGAGCAG CCCACGGAATCCGCAGACCCTGGAAGCAGCAACAGAAAGAAACACAAATTGAAATAA
- the zgc:110269 gene encoding probable flap endonuclease 1 homolog isoform X2 codes for MNQFRTAIPSLNPLTGLFFRTLTFLERDIKPVFVLDGPPPEEKIAALRKRARAAGWPSPYRLGTGSVQKQDCFHLLKLLGVPVLQAPGDAERLCAWLVRRGSARAVASEDTDSLPFGAQLLLRQLDAKKDGDIVEYSLPKLLGKLQLTHKEFVDLCILLGCDYCDKITGLGPKRALTLIQKYRSIENVLLHINRRTHPVPNDWKYEEARKLFLEEPCARVPELMWTEPDEDALVGFLCRRTYVKEERIRRRMERFRQIRESERKRREKETAEGGYRQTRMQDFFRVLRKREQPTESADPGSSNRKKHKLK; via the exons ATGAACCAGTTCCGTACGGCGATACCGTCACTCAA CCCGCTGACCGGCCTCTTCTTCCGCACGCTCACCTTTCTGGAACGTGACATCAAACCCGTGTTTGTGTTGGACGGACCGCCTCCCGAAGAAAAGATTGCCGCC CTTCGGAAACGAGCCCGGGCGGCGGGCTGGCCTTCCCCCTACCGTTTGGGCACAG GATCGGTGCAAAAACAAGACTGTTTCCATCTCCTCAAGCTTCTGGGTGTACCTGTTCTCCAA GCTCCGGGAGACGCCGAGCGCCTTTGCGCTTGGCTGGTCCGACGGGGGAGCGCGCGAGCCGTGGCGTCGGAGGACACCGACTCCTTGCCCTTCGGGGCTCAGCTTCTCCTTCGCCAGCTCGACGCCAAGAAAGACGG TGACATTGTGGAATACTCTTTACCCAAGTTGCTGGGGAAACTCCAACTCACTCACAAAGAG TTTGTTGACCTGTGCATCTTGCTGGGATGCGACTACTGTGACAAAATAACGGGTTTGGGTCCCAAGAGAGCCCTGACGCTCATCCAAAAGTACCGCAGCATCGAAAATGTGCTTTTGCACATCAACAGACGG ACTCATCCGGTGCCAAATGACTGGAAATACGAAGAAGCCCGGAAGTTGTTTTTGGAAGAGCCGTGCGCCCGAGTACCCGAGTTGATGTGGACCGAGCCGGACGAAGACGCTTTGGTCGGCTTCCTCTGCCGCCGCACCTACGTCAA GGAGGAAAGAATCCGCCGTCGCATGGAGAGATTTCGACAGATTCGGGAGAGCGAGCGAAAGCGAAGGGAAAAGGAGaccgcggagggaggctacaggCAAACTCGGATGCAGGACTTTTTCAGAGTTCTCAGAAAGAGGGAGCAG CCCACGGAATCCGCAGACCCTGGAAGCAGCAACAGAAAGAAACACAAATTGAAATAA